A window of the Gossypium hirsutum isolate 1008001.06 chromosome A05, Gossypium_hirsutum_v2.1, whole genome shotgun sequence genome harbors these coding sequences:
- the LOC107937734 gene encoding lycopene epsilon cyclase, chloroplastic isoform X2 codes for MCLLVSKVIIMEYVGARNFAAMAVPTRAFWKANLMRTKTTIPSHNRLISLKVRASGARSDSCVAVKEDFADEEDFIKAGGSEILFVQMQQNKEMDKQSKLADKLPPISTGENVLDLVVIGCGPAGLALAAESAKLGLNVGLIGPDLPFTNNYGVWEDEFKDLGLERCIEHVWRDTIVYLDDDKPIMIGRAYGRVSRYLLHEELLRRCIESGVMYLNSKVETIVEATDGRNLVVCEHNRVVPCWLATVASGAASGKLLQYEVGGPRVSVQTAYGVEVEVENNPYDPSLMVFMDYRDYAKQEVQSLEAQYPTFLYAMPMSSTRVFFEETCLASKDAMPFDLLKKKLMSRLETMGIRILKVYEEEWSYIPVGGSLPNTEQKNLAFGAAASMVHPATGYSVVRSLSEAPNYASVIANILKKDNSNGLLTSERNNWNISMQAWNTLWPEERKRQRSFFLFGLALILQLDIEGIRTFFHTFFRLPSWMWQGFLGSTLSSADLILFAFYMFVIAPNDMRMSLVRHLISDPTGATMIRTYLTI; via the exons ATGTGTTTATTAGTTTCGAAGGTGATAATAATGGAGTATGTCGGAGCTCGGAACTTCGCGGCAATGGCGGTTCCTACACGTGCCTTTTGGAAAGCAAACCTGATGAGGACTAAAACAACGATTCCAAGTCATAATCGGCTTATTTCCTTAAAGGTGAGAGCTAGTGGAGCAAGGAGCGATAGTTGCGTTGCGGTTAAAGAAGATTTCGCCGACGAAGAAGATTTCATAAAGGCCGGTGGCTCTGAGATTCTCTTTGTTCAAATGcaacaaaataaagaaatggatAAACAGTCGAAATTAGCGGATAAG TTACCGCCCATATCAACTGGGGAAAACGTATTGGACCTGGTGGTTATTGGTTGTGGTCCGGCTGGTCTTGCTCTTGCTGCAGAGTCTGCTAAGTTGGGTTTAAATGTTGGACTAATTGGCCCTGATCTTCCTTTTACCAATAATTATGGAGTATGGGAAGATGAGTTTAAAg ATCTTGGCCTTGAAAGATGTATTGAGCATGTTTGGCGGGACACCATAGTATACCTTGATGATGATAAGCCTATTATGATTGGTCGTGCTTATGGACGTGTTAGTCGATACTTGCTCCATGAGGAGTTGTTGAGGAG GTGTATCGAGTCAGGTGTAATGTATCTTAACTCGAAGGTAGAGACGATTGTTGAAGCTACCGATGGTCGTAATCTTGTAGTTTGTGAACACAATCGCGTCGTTCCTTGCTG GCTTGCTACTGTTGCTTCAGGAGCAGCTTCAGGTAAACTCTTGCAATATGAGGTAGGGGGTCCAAGGGTATCTGTTCAAACAGCTTACGGCGTCGAGGTTGAG GTGGAGAACAATCCTTATGATCCAAGCCTGATGGTTTTCATGGATTACAGAGACTATGCTAAACAAGAAGTTCAATCTTTAGAAGCACAATATCCAACATTTCTTTATGCCATGCCCATGTCTTCAACAAGAGTTTTCTTTGAG GAAACTTGTTTGGCCTCAAAAGATGCCATGCCTTTTGATTTATTAAAGAAGAAGCTCATGTCAAGGTTAGAGACCATGGGAATCCGGATTTTAAAAGTTTATGAAGAG GAGTGGTCTTACATCCCAGTTGGTGGTTCCTTGCCAAACACAGAGCAGAAGAACCTTGCATTTGGTGCTGCAGCAAGCATGGTGCATCCAGCTACTG GTTATTCGGTTGTCAGATCATTGTCAGAGGCTCCAAATTATGCTTCTGTAATTGCAAATATCCTAAAGAAGGATAATTCTAATGGCTTGCTTACCAGTGAAAGAAATAATTGGAATATCTCAATGCAAG cTTGGAATACTCTTTGGCCAGAAGAAAGGAAACGCCAGAGGTCATTCTTTCTCTTTGGGCTAGCACTCATACTGCAACTAGATATTGAAGGCATTCGAACATTCTTCCATACATTCTTCCGTTTGCCAAGTTG GATGTGGCAAGGATTTCTTGGTTCTACTCTTTCCTCTGCCGATCTCATTCTGTTTGCCTTTTATATGTTTGTCATAGCACCAAACGATATGAGAATGTCCCTTGTCAGGCACTTAATCTCAGATCCAACTGGAGCAACTATGATAAGAACATATCTCACAATATAG
- the LOC107937734 gene encoding lycopene epsilon cyclase, chloroplastic isoform X1 translates to MCLLVSKVIIMEYVGARNFAAMAVPTRAFWKANLMRTKTTIPSHNRLISLKVRASGARSDSCVAVKEDFADEEDFIKAGGSEILFVQMQQNKEMDKQSKLADKLPPISTGENVLDLVVIGCGPAGLALAAESAKLGLNVGLIGPDLPFTNNYGVWEDEFKDLGLERCIEHVWRDTIVYLDDDKPIMIGRAYGRVSRYLLHEELLRRCIESGVMYLNSKVETIVEATDGRNLVVCEHNRVVPCWLATVASGAASGKLLQYEVGGPRVSVQTAYGVEVEVENNPYDPSLMVFMDYRDYAKQEVQSLEAQYPTFLYAMPMSSTRVFFEETCLASKDAMPFDLLKKKLMSRLETMGIRILKVYEEEWSYIPVGGSLPNTEQKNLAFGAAASMVHPATGYSVVRSLSEAPNYASVIANILKKDNSNGLLTSERNNWNISMQEERKRQRSFFLFGLALILQLDIEGIRTFFHTFFRLPSWMWQGFLGSTLSSADLILFAFYMFVIAPNDMRMSLVRHLISDPTGATMIRTYLTI, encoded by the exons ATGTGTTTATTAGTTTCGAAGGTGATAATAATGGAGTATGTCGGAGCTCGGAACTTCGCGGCAATGGCGGTTCCTACACGTGCCTTTTGGAAAGCAAACCTGATGAGGACTAAAACAACGATTCCAAGTCATAATCGGCTTATTTCCTTAAAGGTGAGAGCTAGTGGAGCAAGGAGCGATAGTTGCGTTGCGGTTAAAGAAGATTTCGCCGACGAAGAAGATTTCATAAAGGCCGGTGGCTCTGAGATTCTCTTTGTTCAAATGcaacaaaataaagaaatggatAAACAGTCGAAATTAGCGGATAAG TTACCGCCCATATCAACTGGGGAAAACGTATTGGACCTGGTGGTTATTGGTTGTGGTCCGGCTGGTCTTGCTCTTGCTGCAGAGTCTGCTAAGTTGGGTTTAAATGTTGGACTAATTGGCCCTGATCTTCCTTTTACCAATAATTATGGAGTATGGGAAGATGAGTTTAAAg ATCTTGGCCTTGAAAGATGTATTGAGCATGTTTGGCGGGACACCATAGTATACCTTGATGATGATAAGCCTATTATGATTGGTCGTGCTTATGGACGTGTTAGTCGATACTTGCTCCATGAGGAGTTGTTGAGGAG GTGTATCGAGTCAGGTGTAATGTATCTTAACTCGAAGGTAGAGACGATTGTTGAAGCTACCGATGGTCGTAATCTTGTAGTTTGTGAACACAATCGCGTCGTTCCTTGCTG GCTTGCTACTGTTGCTTCAGGAGCAGCTTCAGGTAAACTCTTGCAATATGAGGTAGGGGGTCCAAGGGTATCTGTTCAAACAGCTTACGGCGTCGAGGTTGAG GTGGAGAACAATCCTTATGATCCAAGCCTGATGGTTTTCATGGATTACAGAGACTATGCTAAACAAGAAGTTCAATCTTTAGAAGCACAATATCCAACATTTCTTTATGCCATGCCCATGTCTTCAACAAGAGTTTTCTTTGAG GAAACTTGTTTGGCCTCAAAAGATGCCATGCCTTTTGATTTATTAAAGAAGAAGCTCATGTCAAGGTTAGAGACCATGGGAATCCGGATTTTAAAAGTTTATGAAGAG GAGTGGTCTTACATCCCAGTTGGTGGTTCCTTGCCAAACACAGAGCAGAAGAACCTTGCATTTGGTGCTGCAGCAAGCATGGTGCATCCAGCTACTG GTTATTCGGTTGTCAGATCATTGTCAGAGGCTCCAAATTATGCTTCTGTAATTGCAAATATCCTAAAGAAGGATAATTCTAATGGCTTGCTTACCAGTGAAAGAAATAATTGGAATATCTCAATGCAAG AAGAAAGGAAACGCCAGAGGTCATTCTTTCTCTTTGGGCTAGCACTCATACTGCAACTAGATATTGAAGGCATTCGAACATTCTTCCATACATTCTTCCGTTTGCCAAGTTG GATGTGGCAAGGATTTCTTGGTTCTACTCTTTCCTCTGCCGATCTCATTCTGTTTGCCTTTTATATGTTTGTCATAGCACCAAACGATATGAGAATGTCCCTTGTCAGGCACTTAATCTCAGATCCAACTGGAGCAACTATGATAAGAACATATCTCACAATATAG
- the LOC107937734 gene encoding lycopene epsilon cyclase, chloroplastic isoform X3 has translation MKVMTYDGHVHLVNSIWPPSLPLIFALPPISTGENVLDLVVIGCGPAGLALAAESAKLGLNVGLIGPDLPFTNNYGVWEDEFKDLGLERCIEHVWRDTIVYLDDDKPIMIGRAYGRVSRYLLHEELLRRCIESGVMYLNSKVETIVEATDGRNLVVCEHNRVVPCWLATVASGAASGKLLQYEVGGPRVSVQTAYGVEVEVENNPYDPSLMVFMDYRDYAKQEVQSLEAQYPTFLYAMPMSSTRVFFEETCLASKDAMPFDLLKKKLMSRLETMGIRILKVYEEEWSYIPVGGSLPNTEQKNLAFGAAASMVHPATGYSVVRSLSEAPNYASVIANILKKDNSNGLLTSERNNWNISMQAWNTLWPEERKRQRSFFLFGLALILQLDIEGIRTFFHTFFRLPSWMWQGFLGSTLSSADLILFAFYMFVIAPNDMRMSLVRHLISDPTGATMIRTYLTI, from the exons ATGAAAGTTATGACATATGATGGTCACGTGCATCTGGTCAATAGTATTTGGCCGCCTTCTTTGCCCTTAATTTTTGCG TTACCGCCCATATCAACTGGGGAAAACGTATTGGACCTGGTGGTTATTGGTTGTGGTCCGGCTGGTCTTGCTCTTGCTGCAGAGTCTGCTAAGTTGGGTTTAAATGTTGGACTAATTGGCCCTGATCTTCCTTTTACCAATAATTATGGAGTATGGGAAGATGAGTTTAAAg ATCTTGGCCTTGAAAGATGTATTGAGCATGTTTGGCGGGACACCATAGTATACCTTGATGATGATAAGCCTATTATGATTGGTCGTGCTTATGGACGTGTTAGTCGATACTTGCTCCATGAGGAGTTGTTGAGGAG GTGTATCGAGTCAGGTGTAATGTATCTTAACTCGAAGGTAGAGACGATTGTTGAAGCTACCGATGGTCGTAATCTTGTAGTTTGTGAACACAATCGCGTCGTTCCTTGCTG GCTTGCTACTGTTGCTTCAGGAGCAGCTTCAGGTAAACTCTTGCAATATGAGGTAGGGGGTCCAAGGGTATCTGTTCAAACAGCTTACGGCGTCGAGGTTGAG GTGGAGAACAATCCTTATGATCCAAGCCTGATGGTTTTCATGGATTACAGAGACTATGCTAAACAAGAAGTTCAATCTTTAGAAGCACAATATCCAACATTTCTTTATGCCATGCCCATGTCTTCAACAAGAGTTTTCTTTGAG GAAACTTGTTTGGCCTCAAAAGATGCCATGCCTTTTGATTTATTAAAGAAGAAGCTCATGTCAAGGTTAGAGACCATGGGAATCCGGATTTTAAAAGTTTATGAAGAG GAGTGGTCTTACATCCCAGTTGGTGGTTCCTTGCCAAACACAGAGCAGAAGAACCTTGCATTTGGTGCTGCAGCAAGCATGGTGCATCCAGCTACTG GTTATTCGGTTGTCAGATCATTGTCAGAGGCTCCAAATTATGCTTCTGTAATTGCAAATATCCTAAAGAAGGATAATTCTAATGGCTTGCTTACCAGTGAAAGAAATAATTGGAATATCTCAATGCAAG cTTGGAATACTCTTTGGCCAGAAGAAAGGAAACGCCAGAGGTCATTCTTTCTCTTTGGGCTAGCACTCATACTGCAACTAGATATTGAAGGCATTCGAACATTCTTCCATACATTCTTCCGTTTGCCAAGTTG GATGTGGCAAGGATTTCTTGGTTCTACTCTTTCCTCTGCCGATCTCATTCTGTTTGCCTTTTATATGTTTGTCATAGCACCAAACGATATGAGAATGTCCCTTGTCAGGCACTTAATCTCAGATCCAACTGGAGCAACTATGATAAGAACATATCTCACAATATAG
- the LOC107937733 gene encoding LOW QUALITY PROTEIN: disease resistance protein RPS2-like (The sequence of the model RefSeq protein was modified relative to this genomic sequence to represent the inferred CDS: inserted 1 base in 1 codon): protein MDFITPLIGIIDRLCTATASRASRVINLDRSMHSLTAELNELMDKRDDLTTRLERAELDGSRRTNEVQRWLARVEVIEAEAASIMENFGQSRQGLGCFNPSCCSKYNMSTEMIEKLKDISELKGKGNFERLVTEPRPAPVEEKPCKPAIGIGVMLDKVWEFLEEEKVGIIALYGMGGVGKTTLLKTINNAFLSSDHNFDVVIWVLVSKEFVVSKIQQSIVARLGLPWADSEAHELLTSKIYNVLKKKRFLLLLDDVWEGIDLGDIGIPLPDDENKCKLIFTTRSMDVCSDMDAHRKLKVELLNDEKSWQLFCEKVGRMDVLESPPIRNYAKTIVRKCGGLPLALITVGRAMANKETEEEWKYAIELLNKSPSELRGMEDVFILLKFSYDNLENETAKMCFLYCSLFPQSYSIEKEQLVEYWIAEGFLNSSYDSNAYNKGYAAIGSLKVAFFLETGEEETQVKMNDVIRSFALWIASGCGVNKGNFFVEASLGLTEAPGVKNWEGAQRVSLLDNAIKTRRSTDVPKSVDTAAQWNNCLNRIPDDFCQSMSALRLLNLSFTSIRRIPVSIGQLLELRHLNLTATKITTLPKELGSLAKLVHLNLLRTYSLRTIPPEAITGLSKLVVLNLYYSYERWKIQNSNCEDEVGFEVLETLTQLRFLGLTISTVTSLHRLSGIRSLVKCIQYLFIKECEGLHQLELSTLGYGKLLRRLSINDCNELNYLVVDGEAGENWLPNLEVLALYGLPNLISVWKTHREEQXLQNLRLLNIWYCHRLKNVSWISLLPRLEAIYLFYCKALEALVSEDGKLEPDSKSFSRLKTISIRDLPALRIITPLALTFSCLKNIAVIDCPQLKKLSIRTAYNSTTLPTVHCSKDWWEGLEWEELNTKNAFLTNFTSN, encoded by the exons ATGGATTTCATTACTCCTCTGATCGGTATAATTGACAGATTATGCACAGCTACGGCCTCTCGGGCAAGCCGTGTTATCAATTTGGACAGAAGCATGCACTCCTTGACTGCAGAACTAAATGAACTGATGGACAAGAGAGATGATTTAACGACTCGTCTCGAGCGAGCTGAGCTGGATGGATCAAGACGAACAAATGAAGTGCAGAGGTGGCTGGCAAGAGTAGAAGTTATCGAAGCTGAAGCTGCCTCCATTATGGAGAATTTCGGACAGAGTAGGCAAGGGTTGGGGTGCTTCAATCCAAGTTGTTGTTCGAAATACAATATGAGCACGGAAATGATAGAGAAGCTGAAGGATATAAGTGAACTGAAGGGAAAAGGAAACTTTGAGAGACTGGTGACTGAGCCACGTCCTGCTCCTGTAGAAGAGAAACCGTGTAAGCCTGCAATTGGCATTGGCGTGATGTTAGACAAGGTGTGGGAGTTTCTTGAGGAGGAAAAAGTGGGAATTATTGCATTATATGGAATGGGTGGAGTTGGGAAAACTACCCTTCTGAAGACCATCAATAATGCATTTCTTTCCAGCGATCACAATTTTGATGTGGTAATATGGGTCTTGGTCTCTAAGGAATTTGTTGTTAGTAAGATCCAACAGTCCATTGTGGCCAGGCTAGGGTTGCCATGGGCAGATAGTGAAGCCCATGAACTTCTAACTTCAAAGATTTACAATGTTTTGAAAAAGAAGAGGTTCCTTCTATTGCTTGATGATGTTTGGGAGGGAATTGATCTGGGGGATATTGGGATTCCTCTTCCTGATGatgaaaataaatgcaagctgATATTTACAACGCGATCCATGGATGTGTGTAGCGACATGGATGCTCATAGGAAGCTCAAAGTGGAACTTTTGAACGATGAGAAATCATGGCAATTGTTCTGTGAGAAGGTTGGAAGAATGGATGTTTTAGAGTCACCACCTATTAGAAATTATGCCAAGACAATCGTCCGAAAATGTGGAGGTTTACCACTTGCCTTGATCACGGTTGGTAGAGCCATGGCCAATAAGGAGACTGAAGAGGAATGGAAGTATGCAATTGAAttactcaacaaatctccatcAGAACTTCGAGGTATGGAAGATGTATTTATCCTCCTAAAGTTTAGCTATGACAATTTAGAGAATGAAACTGCAAAAATGTGCTTTTTGTATTGTTCTCTATTCCCTCAAAGCTATTCTATTGAGAAAGAACAGCTAGTGGAGTACTGGATTGCAGAAGGATTTTTGAACAGTTCCTATGACAGCAATGCCTATAATAAAGGGTATGCTGCCATTGGGTCCCTGAAAGTTGCCTTCTTTTTGGAAACAGGCGAAGAAGAAACCCAAGTAAAGATGAATGACGTTATCCGAAGTTTTGCCTTATGGATAGCATCTGGATGTGGGGTAAACAAGGGAAATTTTTTTGTGGAGGCAAGCTTGGGCCTTACTGAAGCACCTGGTGTTAAAAACTGGGAAGGAGCACAAAGAGTTTCTTTGTTAGACAATGCAATCAAGACTAGAAGAAGTACCGATGTGCCCAAATCTGTTGACACTGCTGCTCAGTGGAATAATTGTCTGAATCGTATACCAGATGACTTTTGCCAATCAATGTCTGCTCTTAGACTCCTGAATTTGTCCTTTACAAGCATCAGAAGGATCCCGGTGAGTATCGGTCAATTACTAGAGTTGCGTCATCTTAATTTAACAGCTACAAAGATAACCACGTTGCCTAAGGAGCTTGGAAGTTTAGCAAAGCTGGTCCACTTGAATCTCTTGCGCACATACTCTCTTCGAACGATTCCACCTGAGGCTATAACTGGACTTTCAAAGTTGGTGGTCTTGAACTTGTACTACAGTTATGAGCGTTGGAAAATTCAGAATTCTAACTGTGAAGATGAAGTTGGATTCGAGGTATTGGAGACCTTGACACAACTTCGCTTCCTCGGTTTAACCATTTCCACGGTAACCTCACTGCATAGACTCTCTGGCATTAGAAGTTTAGTCAAATGTATACAGTATTTATTTATAAAGGAATGTGAAGGTTTGCATCAATTAGAATTATCAACTTTGGGTTATGGTAAACTATTGAGAAGACTTAGCATCAATGACTGTAATGAATTAAATTACTTGGTAGTGGATGGTGAGGCCGGAGAAAATTGGCTACCTAATCTGGAGGTTCTAGCCTTGTATGGCCTGCCTAACCTAATTTCGGTGTGGAAAACCCACCGAGAGGAGC GCCTGCAAAATCTGCGCTTGTTGAATATCTGGTATTGTCATAGACTGAAGAATGTTTCATGGATATCATTACTTCCAAGGTTAGAAGCAATTTACTTGTTCTACTGCAAAGCGCTGGAAGCACTGGTAAGTGAAGACGGGAAACTAGAGCCCGATTCAAAGTCATTTTCAAGGCTCAAAACTATATCCATCCGTGACCTCCCTGCATTGAGGATCATTACACCATTGGCATTAACTTTCTCCTGCTTGAAGAACATTGCAGTGATTGATTGCCCACAGCTGAAGAAACTATCAATCAGAACAGCTTATAATTCTACAACCCTTCCAACAGTACACTGTAGTAAGGATTGGTGGGAAGGTCTAGAATGGGAAGAACTCAACACCAAAAACGCTTTTCTTACCAACTTCACATCAAATTGA
- the LOC107937719 gene encoding UDP-glycosyltransferase 91C1-like, which translates to SRLPQLPPTLCSNITFIPLSLPYVDGLPLGVESTSKLPIHKVPYLKKSFDKLETQLTEFLKRSPQIKLIIHDFAQHWLPPMVNQLRINLVYFSIFSDSTNAFLGPTSEMLGGSRKSPEDFTVVPTWMDYPNNIAFKLHETVSHKECEDTLSDLERYATVLLNCKILKPIVPLGLLPPPLTSVDDKGDENLEALKKWLDSKQEKSVFYVALGSEVSLSQESMHELAFGIEKSGLPFIWVVRKPHLVEEQFCRQGRTLPLFIEDMIPPSLKNVFSKQGMVLRGWAPQLRILAHSSVSGFLTHCGWSSLIESLGLGKPLILFPIGSSNLGLIARLMHWKKVRFEIERNDVDGSFKSDLVAACIKRVMVDPEGEQLRANALAMKEIFGNEELSNKCLCEFTQAIENI; encoded by the exons agCCGCCTCCCTCAGCTTCCTCCAACTCTCTGCTCCAACATTACCTTTATACCTCTTTCTTTGCCTTATGTTGATGGCCTGCCACTTGGAGTTGAGTCCACCTCCAAGTTGCCCATTCACAAAGTTCCTTACCTCAAAAAATCATTTGATAAACTTGAAACACAGTTGACTGAGTTCCTTAAAAGGTCGCCgcaaattaaattgattattcaCGATTTTGCTCAGCATTGGTTACCGCCTATGGTGAATCAACTCCGCATCAACTTAGTTTACTTTTCCATTTTTAGTGATTCAACGAACGCTTTCTTAGGCCCTACATCAGAAATGCTCGGTGGAAGTAGAAAATCACCTGAAGATTTCACGGTGGTCCCGACGTGGATGGATTATCCTAATAACATAGCTTTTAAGCTCCATGAAACGGTGAGTCACAAAGAGTGCGAGGATACTCTATCCGATTTAGAACGGTACGCGACAGTGCttttaaattgcaaaattctG AAACCAATTGTTCCACTTGGGTTGTTGCCGCCACCACTAACGAGCGTAGATGATAAAGGAGATGAGAATTTGGAAGCATTGAAGAAATGGCTTGATAGTAAGCAAGAGAAGTCGGTTTTCTACGTTGCACTCGGTAGTGAGGTGAGTCTAAGTCAAGAGTCCATGCACGAGTTGGCATTTGGGATAGAGAAGTCCGGGTTACCATTTATTTGGGTTGTGAGGAAACCCCATTTAGTTGAAGAACAGTTTTGCAGACAGGGGCGAA CTTTGCCCCTGTTTATAGAGGACATGATCCCCCCGAGTTTGAAGAACGTGTTTTCAAAACAGGGTATGGTTTTACGTGGCTGGGCACCTCAACTTAGGATCTTGGCTCACTCATCAGTTAGTGGTTTCTTGACTCACTGCGGGTGGAGTTCCCTAATAGAGTCTCTTGGATTAGGTAAACCTCTGATATTGTTTCCCATTGGAAGTTCAAATCTTGGGTTGATTGCTAGGTTGATGCATTGGAAAAAGGTTAGATTCGAAATAGAAAGAAACGATGTTGATGGATCATTTAAGAGCGACTTGGTGGCCGCGTGTATTAAGCGAGTCATGGTGGATCCCGAAGGTGAGCAACTCAGAGCTAATGCACTTGCAATGAAGGAGATTTTTGGCAATGAAGAGTTAAGTAACAAGTGCTTGTGCGAGTTTACTCAAgcaattgaaaatatttaa
- the LOC107937705 gene encoding UDP-glycosyltransferase 91C1 — MANQLRINLVCFSIFNASSNAFLGSTSEMLGGSRKSPEDFTVVPTWMDYPNNIAFKLHETLSHKECEDIVSDVERYATVLLNCKILTLRTCYEFEPEALRVLSKIHQKPIVPLGLLPPSLSNIEDKGDENWKALKKWLDSKQEKSVFYVALGSEVSLSQQSMHELAFGIEKSGLPFIWVVRKPPLVEEQFAEVMIPPEFEERVSKRGMVLRGWAPQLRILAHSSVGGFLTHCGWSSVIESLGLGKPLILFPGGSADLGLIARLMHWKKVGFEIERNDVDGSFKSDLVATCIKRVMVDPEGEQLRANALAMKEIFGNVELSNKCLDEFTQLIENI; from the coding sequence ATGGCGAATCAACTCCGCATCAACTTAGTTTGCTTCtccatttttaatgcttcatCGAACGCTTTCTTAGGCTCTACATCAGAAATGCTCGGTGGAAGTAGAAAATCACCTGAAGATTTCACGGTGGTTCCGACGTGGATGGATTATCCTAATAACATAGCTTTTAAGCTCCATGAAACGTTGAGTCACAAAGAGTGCGAGGATATTGTATCCGATGTTGAACGTTATGCGACAGTGCttttaaattgcaaaattctGACCTTGAGAACTTGCTATGAATTCGAACCTGAGGCGCTTCGTGTGCTTAGTAAGATACACCAGAAACCAATTGTTCCACTTGGGTTGTTGCCACCATCACTGTCGAACATAGAAGATAAAGGAGATGAGAATTGGAAAGCATTGAAGAAATGGCTTGATAGTAAGCAAGAGAAGTCGGTTTTCTACGTTGCACTCGGTAGCGAGGTGAGTCTAAGTCAACAGTCCATGCACGAGTTGGCATTTGGGATAGAGAAGTCCGGGTTACCATTTATTTGGGTTGTGAGGAAACCCCCTTTAGTTGAAGAACAGTTTGCAGAGGTCATGATCCCCCCCGAGTTTGAAGAACGAGTTTCAAAACGGGGTATGGTTTTACGAGGCTGGGCACCTCAACTTAGGATCTTGGCTCACTCATCAGTTGGTGGTTTCTTGACTCACTGCGGGTGGAGTTCCGTAATTGAGTCTCTTGGATTAGGTAAACCTCTGATATTGTTTCCCGGTGGAAGTGCAGATCTTGGGTTGATTGCTAGGTTGATGCATTGGAAAAAGGTTGGATTCGAAATAGAAAGAAACGATGTTGATGGATCATTTAAGAGCGACTTGGTGGCCACGTGTATTAAGCGAGTCATGGTGGATCCCGAAGGTGAGCAACTCAGAGCTAACGCACTTGCAATGAAGGAGATTTTTGGCAATGTAGAGTTAAGTAACAAGTGCTTGGACGAGTTTACTCagttaattgaaaatatttaa